The Nerophis ophidion isolate RoL-2023_Sa linkage group LG07, RoL_Noph_v1.0, whole genome shotgun sequence genome contains a region encoding:
- the lg07h16orf89 gene encoding UPF0764 protein C16orf89 homolog, whose amino-acid sequence MRTSRLQLAAVLALLAAAGCSLAEVIDDVLGSLSKGASFLERQHEHINLDGVVGFLLLQAQLKEAVRMWPHSDPVSWAQRAASVDLVKRLDRSFDNAIAALQQNDPTYYREFEPLLTWTFWQVPQEWNTTDPSLVYPSANTSECYDEQLSDKCLTLLLGTWKTKGTPCIVTKPCQDTMTRFGCPYYSLSHQLLYFIIGKMNGCSNLLKGDMRASRTNMTELNYRKIFCSNMMKTNQDIISDGLTQQTVDIFIENILICGLAGFSDFYKADWLQHILRLQDGELGCFGRDRSVISQIIGDELLEQLQPHHRVKRREKILPDGCSSHMTAVAVGALGGYLNYYLAEQDITKRPLS is encoded by the exons ATGCGGACGTCTCGACTCCAGCTGGCCGCGGTGCTGGCGCTGTTGGCCGCCGCCGGCTGCTCGCTGGCGGAGGTGATCGATGACGTGCTGGGCAGCCTCTCCAAGGGCGCGTCGTTCCTGGAGCGCCAGCACGAACACATCAACCTGGACGGCGTGGTGGGCTTCCTCCTGCTGCAGG CTCAACTGAAGGAGGCGGTTAGGATGTGGCCTCACTCGGACCCGGTCAGCTGGGCTCAGAGGGCGGCCTCCGTGGATCTGGTCAAACGTCTGGACCGAAGCTTCGACAACGCCATCGCCGCCCTGCAGCAGAACGACCCCACATATTACCGAG AGTTTGAGCCTCTCCTCACCTGGACGTTCTGGCAAGTTCCTCAGGAGTGGAACACCACAGACCCCAGCCTGGTGTACCCCTCGGCCAACACCAGCGAGTGTTACGACGAGCAGCTCAGCGACAAGTGTCTGACACTGCTGCTGGGCACCTG GAAAACCAAGGGGACTCCATGCATCGTCACCAAACCCTGTCAGGACACCATGACTCGCTTCGGCTGCCCTTACTACTCGCTGTCCCACCAGCTGCTCTACTTCATAATCGGGAAGATG AACGGCTGCTCCAACCTGCTGAAGGGCGACATGCGAGCATCCCGGACCAACATGACGGAACTCAACTACCGGAAAATCTTCTGCTCCAACATGATGAAGACCAACCAGGACATCATCTCGGACGGATTGACCCAGCAGACGGTCGACATCTTCATCGAGAACA TCCTCATCTGTGGATTGGCCGGCTtctccgacttctacaaagccgACTGGCTGCAGCACATCTTGCGCCTGCAGGATGGCGAACTGGGCTGCTTTGGGCGCGATA GGAGCGTCATCTCTCAGATAATCGGAGACGAGCTGCTGGAGCAGCTGCAGCCTCACCACCGAGTGAAGAGGAGGGAGAAGATACTGCCTG ACGGCTGCTCCAGTCACATGACCGCTGTGGCGGTGGGCGCCCTGGGAGGATATTTAAACTACTACCTGGCAGAGCAGGACATAACCAAGAGGCCCCTGTCGTGA
- the ift70 gene encoding intraflagellar transport protein 70A isoform X1 — protein MMTIKDGEYTATIYKLIKDSQYVEAIHILNSQLQKHTRSRAALSLLGFCYYHIQDFSSAAECYEQLTQLHPEVEEYKVYYAQSLYKAGSYADATKASFALDTATSHIKMIKLQASIKYFEENYSAAKSLVEQLPQEDPDYVYNMGCLLYQDANYEDACKKFTSAMQVLGYVPALSYNVALCYYRMSNYAQALKYIGEIIERGIREHPELSVGLTTEGIDVRSVGNTLVLHQTALIEAFNLKAAIEYQLKKLKGAQEALTDMPPRSEEELDTVTLHNQALLNMDSKPSQGFEKLAFLLQQPSFPPVTFGNLLLLYCKHEYFDLAADVLAENAHLTYKLLSPYEYEFLDALLTCQTAPEEAFRKFDDMIGKMTEKLRKLAKQLQDAKAVRDDEGQKKALHEYDTMQEKYIVVLMAQAKIYWNRENFQMVEKIFQKSMEVCNEDDTWKLNVAHVLFMQNKYKEAISFYEPIVKKHYDKILDVSAVVLANLCVSYIMTSQNEDAEELMRKIEKEEEQISYVDPDKKVFHLCIVNMVIGTLYCAKGHYDFGISRVIKSLEPYNKKLGTDTWFYAKRCFLSLLENMSKHIITLKGAVVQECIQFLENCEEYGREVPAIIEQPLEESRVQMGKNTVTYEARLLKALFHKVTSWNE, from the exons TCCAGAGCTGCTCTGTCTCTGCTGGGCTTCTGCTACTATCACATCCAGGACTTCAGCAGTGCTGCAGAGTGCTATGAACAGCTTACTCAGCTGCACCCTGAGGTGGAGGAGTATAAGGTGTACTACGCACAAAGCTTGTACAAAGCAGGGTCGTACGCTGATGCCACCAAGGCCTCCTTCGCACTGGACACAGCCACCAGTCATATTAAG ATGATCAAGCTGCAGGCCTCCATCAAATATTTTGAGGAGAATTATTCTGCTGCCAAG TCTCTGGTGGAGCAGCTACCCCAGGAGGACCCAGACTATGTCTACAACATGGGCTGCCTACTCTATCAAGACGCCAATTATGAGGACGCCTGCAAGAAGTTCACGTCGGCCATGCAGGTGCTGGGATACGTACCTG CGCTGTCGTACAACGTCGCGCTGTGTTACTACAGAATGAGCAACTACGCCCAGGCGCTCAAGTACATTGGCGAGATCATCGAGCGAGGCATCAGGGAACACCCAg AGCTGAGTGTGGGCCTGACGACAGAGGGTATCGATGTGCGCAGTGTGGGCAACACGCTTGTGCTGCATCAGACCGCCCTCATCGAAGCTTTCAACCTCAAAGCTGCCATCGAATACCAGCTGAAGAAAC TGAAAGGCGCTCAAGAGGCTTTGACAGACATGCCGCCACGATCAGAGGAG GAGCTGGACACAGTGACGCTGCACAATCAGGCTCTGCTCAACATGGACTCCAAGCCATCGCAAGGTTTTGAGAAGTTGGCCTTCCTGCTTCAGCAACCGTCCTTCCCTCCCGTCACTTTTGGAAACTTGCTTCTGCTCTACTGCAAACATGAG TATTTTGACCTAGCAGCCGACGTCCTGGCAGAAAACGCCCACCTCACCTACAAATTGCTCTCTCCA TATGAATATGAGTTTCTAGATGCCTTGTTGACCTGCCAGACTGCACCGGAGGAG gCATTCAGAAAGTTTGATGACATGATCGGCAAAATGACCGAGAAGTTACGCAAGCTGGCCAAGCAG CTGCAGGATGCCAAAGCAGTCCGTGACGATGAAGGACAGAAGAAAGCCCTGCATGAGTACGACACAATGCAGGAGAA GTACATTGTGGTGCTGATGGCCCAGGCCAAGATCTACTGGAACCGGGAGAACTTCCAGATGGTGGAGAAAATTTTCCAGAAGTCCATGGAGGTGTGCAACGAGGACGACACGTGGAAGCTGAACGTGGCCCATGTGCTATTCATGCAGAACAAGTACAAGGAGGCCATCAGCTTCTACGAGCCCATCGTCAAGAAGCACTATGACAAA ATCTTGGATGTCAGCGCCGTGGTCCTGGCTAACCTGTGTGTGTCCTACATCATGACCAGCCAGAATGAAGAT GCTGAGGAGCTGATGAGGAAGATCGAGAAAGAAGAGGAGCAGATCTCCTATGTCGACCCAGATAAGAAAGTCTTCCACCTCTGCATCGTCAACATGGTGATCGG CACGTTGTACTGCGCCAAAGGCCACTATGATTTTGGCATTTCTCGTGTCATCAAGAGCTTGGAGCCTTACAACAAGAAG CTGGGGACCGACACGTGGTTCTACGCCAAGCGCTGTTTCCTGTCCCTGCTGGAGAACATGTCCAAACACATCATCACGCTGAAGGGTGCCGTGGTGCAGGAGTGCATTCAGTTCCTGGAGAACTGTGAAG AATACGGCAGGGAGGTGCCCGCCATCATCGAGCAGCCTCTGGAGGAGTCCCGCGTTCAAATGGGCAAGAACACGGTCACCTATGAAGCCCGGCTCCTCAAGGCCCTCTTCCACAAAGTCACCAGCTGGAACGAGTGA
- the ift70 gene encoding intraflagellar transport protein 70A isoform X2 codes for MMTIKDGEYTATIYKLIKDSQYVEAIHILNSQLQKHTRSRAALSLLGFCYYHIQDFSSAAECYEQLTQLHPEVEEYKVYYAQSLYKAGSYADATKASFALDTATSHIKMIKLQASIKYFEENYSAAKSLVEQLPQEDPDYVYNMGCLLYQDANYEDACKKFTSAMQVLGYVPALSYNVALCYYRMSNYAQALKYIGEIIERGIREHPELSVGLTTEGIDVRSVGNTLVLHQTALIEAFNLKAAIEYQLKKLKGAQEALTDMPPRSEEELDTVTLHNQALLNMDSKPSQGFEKLAFLLQQPSFPPVTFGNLLLLYCKHEYFDLAADVLAENAHLTYKLLSPYEYEFLDALLTCQTAPEEAFRKFDDMIGKMTEKLRKLAKQLQDAKAVRDDEGQKKALHEYDTMQEKYIVVLMAQAKIYWNRENFQMVEKIFQKSMEVCNEDDTWKLNVAHVLFMQNKYKEAISFYEPIVKKHYDKILDVSAVVLANLCVSYIMTSQNEDAEELMRKIEKEEEQISYVDPDKKVFHLCIVNMVIGTLYCAKGHYDFGISRVIKSLEPYNKKLGTDTWFYAKRCFLSLLENMSKHIITLKGAVVQECIQFLENCEDVCSSLRRSVRIRIRQGGARHHRAASGGVPRSNGQEHGHL; via the exons TCCAGAGCTGCTCTGTCTCTGCTGGGCTTCTGCTACTATCACATCCAGGACTTCAGCAGTGCTGCAGAGTGCTATGAACAGCTTACTCAGCTGCACCCTGAGGTGGAGGAGTATAAGGTGTACTACGCACAAAGCTTGTACAAAGCAGGGTCGTACGCTGATGCCACCAAGGCCTCCTTCGCACTGGACACAGCCACCAGTCATATTAAG ATGATCAAGCTGCAGGCCTCCATCAAATATTTTGAGGAGAATTATTCTGCTGCCAAG TCTCTGGTGGAGCAGCTACCCCAGGAGGACCCAGACTATGTCTACAACATGGGCTGCCTACTCTATCAAGACGCCAATTATGAGGACGCCTGCAAGAAGTTCACGTCGGCCATGCAGGTGCTGGGATACGTACCTG CGCTGTCGTACAACGTCGCGCTGTGTTACTACAGAATGAGCAACTACGCCCAGGCGCTCAAGTACATTGGCGAGATCATCGAGCGAGGCATCAGGGAACACCCAg AGCTGAGTGTGGGCCTGACGACAGAGGGTATCGATGTGCGCAGTGTGGGCAACACGCTTGTGCTGCATCAGACCGCCCTCATCGAAGCTTTCAACCTCAAAGCTGCCATCGAATACCAGCTGAAGAAAC TGAAAGGCGCTCAAGAGGCTTTGACAGACATGCCGCCACGATCAGAGGAG GAGCTGGACACAGTGACGCTGCACAATCAGGCTCTGCTCAACATGGACTCCAAGCCATCGCAAGGTTTTGAGAAGTTGGCCTTCCTGCTTCAGCAACCGTCCTTCCCTCCCGTCACTTTTGGAAACTTGCTTCTGCTCTACTGCAAACATGAG TATTTTGACCTAGCAGCCGACGTCCTGGCAGAAAACGCCCACCTCACCTACAAATTGCTCTCTCCA TATGAATATGAGTTTCTAGATGCCTTGTTGACCTGCCAGACTGCACCGGAGGAG gCATTCAGAAAGTTTGATGACATGATCGGCAAAATGACCGAGAAGTTACGCAAGCTGGCCAAGCAG CTGCAGGATGCCAAAGCAGTCCGTGACGATGAAGGACAGAAGAAAGCCCTGCATGAGTACGACACAATGCAGGAGAA GTACATTGTGGTGCTGATGGCCCAGGCCAAGATCTACTGGAACCGGGAGAACTTCCAGATGGTGGAGAAAATTTTCCAGAAGTCCATGGAGGTGTGCAACGAGGACGACACGTGGAAGCTGAACGTGGCCCATGTGCTATTCATGCAGAACAAGTACAAGGAGGCCATCAGCTTCTACGAGCCCATCGTCAAGAAGCACTATGACAAA ATCTTGGATGTCAGCGCCGTGGTCCTGGCTAACCTGTGTGTGTCCTACATCATGACCAGCCAGAATGAAGAT GCTGAGGAGCTGATGAGGAAGATCGAGAAAGAAGAGGAGCAGATCTCCTATGTCGACCCAGATAAGAAAGTCTTCCACCTCTGCATCGTCAACATGGTGATCGG CACGTTGTACTGCGCCAAAGGCCACTATGATTTTGGCATTTCTCGTGTCATCAAGAGCTTGGAGCCTTACAACAAGAAG CTGGGGACCGACACGTGGTTCTACGCCAAGCGCTGTTTCCTGTCCCTGCTGGAGAACATGTCCAAACACATCATCACGCTGAAGGGTGCCGTGGTGCAGGAGTGCATTCAGTTCCTGGAGAACTGTGAAG ATGTTTGCTCTTCATTGCGGCGTTCTGTCCGCATCAGAATACGGCAGGGAGGTGCCCGCCATCATCGAGCAGCCTCTGGAGGAGTCCCGCGTTCAAATGGGCAAGAACACGGTCACCTATGA